CGGGCTGGCCGGTATTCATTGAGGCCGGTTTCTCACCCCCGTCTGGGCTACCACCCTTGCGTGAGAACTTCGGTGGTAGCAATAACCATGACTCAATGGAGGCTGCCACCATGGCTACGACCCTCACCCCGACTCACCCTACATTCTGCTTTTTGTTTGCGGCCGTGCGCCGTTCTGCGCTGACTGCCGCCCCGCGTATCGTGCGCATCGTGGCGGATTCTGAGCGCAACGCCCGCCGCGTGCTGGCCCGTGATTATGTGTTGTCCTTTGCCGGTCGTCTGCCGGTTAAGGCGGCAGCATGAACACCCTGGCCGACCGCTACTACCGCGACACCCATTACCCTATTCCGCACGCCGATTTTCTGCGTCTCCAGCATGCGCACGCCACCGGCGTGCTGTTCCTTGACCTGCTGGACACCCTCGACCTCGGCGGGCAGCGCCCCGACGTCGCGCAACAGGCATCGTTTGCTTCGGTCATTGCCTTGCTGACCGACCAGCTCGGCCACGTCGTCAACACCTGTGAATCCCAAATCCTTGCC
Above is a window of Serratia nematodiphila DZ0503SBS1 DNA encoding:
- a CDS encoding host cell division inhibitor Icd-like protein translates to MRSIERPGASYGLPPRPALRYSPPAAAQSAAGRENPCYSMATQHAPCVFFYVAAFACSFFARWMLCYRSSQSMVAQAGQPSGWPVFIEAGFSPPSGLPPLRENFGGSNNHDSMEAATMATTLTPTHPTFCFLFAAVRRSALTAAPRIVRIVADSERNARRVLARDYVLSFAGRLPVKAAA